From one Tetragenococcus osmophilus genomic stretch:
- a CDS encoding TetR/AcrR family transcriptional regulator, whose protein sequence is MYEKILDIAEQLFMTQGYQATSTRQITELLGVTQPTIYYHFKKKEDIYYAVMLRLSKDIEQNLTKIVCDSTPDLERKLITMVEFLKKKHPFNFFVMMHDVQHSLPKEMTTKLYQLFSNSYSSFAHQIR, encoded by the coding sequence ATGTATGAAAAAATCTTAGATATAGCAGAACAACTATTTATGACCCAAGGATATCAAGCAACATCTACGAGACAAATCACAGAACTATTAGGAGTAACCCAACCTACAATTTACTATCATTTTAAGAAAAAAGAAGATATTTATTATGCTGTGATGTTGCGTTTATCCAAAGACATAGAGCAAAATTTAACAAAGATTGTTTGTGATTCAACACCTGATTTAGAAAGAAAATTAATAACAATGGTAGAATTTTTGAAGAAGAAACATCCTTTTAATTTCTTTGTCATGATGCACGATGTCCAACACTCTTTGCCTAAGGAAATGACGACAAAACTCTATCAACTTTTTTCAAATTCTTACTCAAGTTTCGCACACCAAATTCGGTAG
- a CDS encoding helix-turn-helix domain-containing protein, whose amino-acid sequence MFYGKSLQLARMLHGLSRKELGERLNVTEQSIWQFEKQMTEPSFENVLQLKNILQVKSSFFFEQSTVTQTFPENNIAYRKADVVSRKKTNSEVVYLNFVAEIIHYLEGFLNVPPTTLITLRKKVIEHLPSELTNAAIKKTAVLAREFLNICSDNGNLLLSLEKSGIHVLEKNVGGKADAYSAWSTKDVPVIVLGIKKSAVRRNFDLAHELGHLLLHAHVDFLMLENNERAQVEREADYFASCFLLPAQTVKKEFEGIKKISNPDSYIPLKLKYHVSIQALEMRAYKLGFLTPKQHSYFYRQISLNDYKLEEPLDREIALKRPGKIRSIFHMILNNHITDLQSIEEHFQVERSLLEEMFSIESEFFVPYEKQSNFTDFNNVLRPNFNA is encoded by the coding sequence ATGTTTTACGGGAAAAGTTTACAATTAGCTCGCATGTTACACGGTCTTTCTCGTAAGGAGCTTGGGGAAAGATTAAATGTAACTGAGCAGTCTATTTGGCAATTTGAAAAACAAATGACTGAGCCGTCTTTTGAAAATGTTTTACAATTAAAAAATATTTTGCAGGTGAAATCATCTTTTTTCTTTGAACAATCAACTGTTACACAAACATTTCCAGAGAATAATATTGCTTACCGTAAAGCAGATGTTGTTTCTCGAAAAAAAACGAACAGTGAAGTTGTCTATTTAAACTTCGTTGCAGAAATAATCCACTACTTAGAAGGCTTTTTAAATGTTCCGCCTACAACCTTAATCACTTTGAGAAAAAAAGTTATAGAGCATTTGCCTAGTGAATTGACTAATGCAGCTATAAAGAAGACGGCTGTTCTTGCTCGTGAGTTTTTAAATATTTGTTCCGATAATGGCAATCTTTTATTATCACTGGAAAAATCAGGCATTCATGTTCTGGAGAAAAACGTAGGTGGTAAAGCAGATGCTTATAGTGCTTGGTCTACAAAGGATGTTCCTGTGATCGTTTTAGGAATTAAAAAATCAGCTGTTAGAAGAAATTTCGACTTAGCACATGAACTAGGTCATTTATTGTTGCATGCTCATGTAGATTTTTTAATGTTAGAAAATAACGAGCGCGCTCAAGTAGAAAGAGAAGCAGATTATTTTGCTTCATGTTTTCTTTTACCTGCTCAAACTGTGAAAAAAGAGTTTGAAGGAATAAAAAAGATTTCTAATCCTGATAGTTATATTCCTTTAAAATTAAAGTATCATGTTTCCATTCAAGCGCTTGAAATGCGAGCTTATAAATTAGGTTTTTTGACACCAAAACAACATAGCTATTTTTACCGTCAAATTTCTTTAAACGATTATAAGTTAGAAGAACCATTGGATAGAGAAATTGCCCTAAAGCGTCCAGGAAAAATTCGAAGTATTTTTCATATGATTCTAAACAACCATATTACTGATTTGCAAAGTATTGAAGAACACTTTCAAGTAGAAAGATCATTATTAGAAGAAATGTTTTCAATTGAATCAGAGTTTTTTGTACCTTATGAAAAACAAAGTAATTTTACAGACTTTAATAACGTTTTGCGACCTAATTTTAATGCATAA
- a CDS encoding HAD family hydrolase: MIKNIVFDMGNVLIKYDPAQFIGKFSSDEKHQQMLLEEIFYTDEWEQYDQGTITKEEIINKARKRLPEALHPSIPIIMDTWFEKMTPISGMEEVVKTLKKNDYSIYLLSNVSQDFYSFREIVPGMTHFDGSFISSDWKCIKPDAKIYQLFFSHFNLEPTECFFSMTGMCYV, from the coding sequence ATGATAAAAAATATTGTTTTTGATATGGGAAATGTACTGATAAAGTATGATCCTGCTCAGTTTATTGGGAAATTTTCTTCTGATGAAAAGCATCAACAAATGTTGTTGGAGGAAATTTTTTATACAGATGAATGGGAACAATACGACCAAGGAACAATCACCAAAGAAGAAATTATAAATAAGGCAAGAAAACGTTTGCCTGAAGCACTCCATCCGTCTATTCCGATCATTATGGATACTTGGTTTGAAAAAATGACGCCCATATCAGGTATGGAAGAAGTCGTTAAAACGTTAAAGAAGAATGACTATTCCATTTACCTTCTATCCAACGTATCTCAGGATTTCTATTCTTTTAGAGAAATTGTTCCAGGAATGACTCATTTTGACGGAAGTTTTATTTCATCCGACTGGAAGTGTATTAAGCCAGACGCTAAAATATACCAACTATTTTTTAGTCATTTTAACCTTGAACCCACAGAATGTTTTTTTAGTATGACGGGCATGTGTTATGTCTAG
- the ltrA gene encoding group II intron reverse transcriptase/maturase → MSKMLERILDRQNMNEAYKKVRANKGASGVDEVTLDELHAYIQDNWATICQQIRERHYKPQPVKRVGIPKSDGGKRKLGIPTTIDRVIQQAIVQVITPICESHFSEFSYGFRPNRNCEMAVNQLLKTINEGYQWIVDIDLEKFFDNVPQDRLMSLVHRMIQDGDTESLIRKYLKAGVMVADEYHPTDRGAPQGGNLSPILSNIMLNELDKELESRGLAFVRYADDCLIMVKSRTSANRVMHSVIRWIENKLGLKVNGTKSKVTRPSQLKYLGFSFYYDTKAKSWMSRPHEDSVRKFEKKLKMLTQRKWSINFRKRLEKLNEVIRGWINYFSSSSMKAKMERIDAHLRTRLRTIVWKMWKVPSKRQWGLQKLGVNKSLAKLTSYAGNHYQWVATKTCVRRAITKQKLGQAGLVSCLDYYQYRHNIYS, encoded by the coding sequence ATGTCGAAGATGTTAGAACGTATCCTTGACCGGCAAAATATGAATGAGGCTTATAAAAAAGTCCGGGCAAATAAAGGAGCCAGCGGCGTTGACGAAGTCACGCTCGACGAGCTTCATGCCTATATTCAAGACAACTGGGCAACGATCTGTCAACAAATAAGAGAGCGACACTACAAGCCCCAACCTGTAAAGAGAGTTGGGATCCCAAAGTCAGATGGTGGGAAACGAAAACTCGGTATACCTACAACAATAGACCGCGTGATTCAGCAGGCCATTGTTCAGGTTATAACACCCATATGCGAATCCCACTTTTCGGAATTTAGCTATGGATTTCGTCCGAACAGAAATTGTGAAATGGCCGTCAATCAATTATTGAAGACGATCAATGAAGGTTATCAATGGATCGTTGATATAGATCTAGAAAAATTCTTTGATAACGTTCCTCAAGACCGGCTGATGAGTCTTGTACATCGTATGATCCAAGACGGAGACACAGAATCGCTTATTCGAAAATATCTCAAAGCAGGTGTCATGGTCGCCGATGAATACCACCCAACGGATCGAGGAGCCCCACAAGGAGGGAATTTATCGCCCATTCTTAGTAATATCATGCTAAATGAACTGGACAAAGAGCTTGAGAGCCGAGGGCTCGCCTTTGTGAGATACGCCGATGATTGTCTCATCATGGTTAAAAGCCGAACAAGTGCCAATCGAGTGATGCATTCAGTCATTCGTTGGATTGAAAATAAGTTAGGGCTAAAAGTTAATGGAACCAAATCAAAGGTTACGCGGCCCAGCCAGCTAAAATATTTAGGATTTAGTTTCTATTACGACACTAAAGCCAAAAGCTGGATGAGCCGACCTCATGAGGACTCTGTCCGAAAATTCGAGAAAAAACTCAAAATGTTAACTCAAAGAAAATGGTCAATAAACTTTAGAAAGAGGCTGGAAAAGTTAAATGAAGTCATCCGCGGATGGATAAATTACTTTTCCAGCTCGTCCATGAAAGCCAAGATGGAACGGATCGACGCCCATTTAAGAACGCGATTGCGAACCATCGTCTGGAAGATGTGGAAGGTTCCCTCCAAGAGACAATGGGGATTACAAAAGTTAGGTGTAAATAAGAGCTTAGCTAAACTAACATCGTACGCAGGAAACCACTACCAGTGGGTAGCTACCAAAACCTGTGTAAGAAGGGCAATAACTAAACAAAAACTAGGCCAAGCAGGCCTAGTCAGTTGTTTAGATTACTACCAATATAGACATAACATATATTCATAA
- a CDS encoding iron-containing alcohol dehydrogenase, giving the protein MSLNMKVEHMHEFHQFELPTAIKHGIGAIKHVGEEVKNLGVTKALLVTDPGIYQAGVTSPIEESLKKAGVETVLFNKVEPNPPVRLIAEGSSLYKEEGCNGLVAVGGGSSMDTAKGIGVEATHDGSVLDYEAADGKKPLERRIPPLTTIPTTAGTGSEVTQWAVITDEEREYKFNTGGPLIAAYLTIIDPELHVSMPPHVTAMTGVDALAHAIECYTMHYAQPVTDAVALLAMEYVGKYIRRAYSDGQDIEARYAMAQAAMLAGLSYGSASAGAAHAMAQTLGGIIPVAHGQCVAAMMGPVMEYNWKGYPAKFTRIAEALGVNTFEMSTEEAAKAAVNEVYRMVEDLEIPSLEAQGVSPDMTDRLAKEAMKDPQTIGNPRDLDEEGYKWIYGRCFNQIAKTL; this is encoded by the coding sequence ATGAGCCTTAATATGAAAGTAGAGCATATGCATGAATTTCACCAATTTGAGTTACCAACAGCTATCAAGCATGGTATTGGTGCGATAAAACATGTAGGAGAAGAAGTGAAAAATTTAGGCGTTACGAAGGCGTTGTTAGTAACAGACCCGGGGATTTATCAAGCGGGCGTCACTTCACCGATTGAGGAATCTTTAAAAAAAGCTGGGGTAGAAACTGTTCTATTTAACAAAGTAGAGCCAAACCCTCCTGTACGTTTAATTGCTGAAGGTTCAAGCCTTTATAAAGAAGAAGGCTGTAATGGACTTGTGGCAGTAGGTGGCGGTAGCTCCATGGATACTGCCAAAGGAATTGGCGTAGAAGCAACCCATGATGGAAGTGTATTGGATTACGAAGCAGCAGATGGGAAAAAACCACTAGAACGTCGTATTCCACCATTAACTACCATTCCAACGACTGCTGGAACGGGTTCAGAAGTAACTCAATGGGCGGTTATTACGGATGAAGAAAGAGAATATAAATTTAATACAGGAGGCCCATTAATCGCTGCTTATTTAACGATTATTGATCCAGAGCTTCACGTTTCCATGCCGCCACATGTAACGGCGATGACAGGTGTTGACGCTTTAGCACATGCGATTGAGTGTTATACTATGCATTATGCCCAACCAGTGACAGATGCGGTCGCATTACTGGCGATGGAATACGTAGGAAAATATATTCGACGCGCTTACTCAGATGGACAGGACATCGAAGCACGTTATGCGATGGCACAAGCGGCTATGTTGGCAGGATTATCTTATGGGAGTGCATCAGCCGGAGCAGCGCATGCGATGGCGCAAACGCTTGGCGGAATTATCCCAGTAGCACATGGTCAATGTGTGGCTGCAATGATGGGGCCTGTTATGGAATATAACTGGAAAGGTTATCCAGCAAAATTCACTCGTATTGCAGAAGCATTAGGCGTTAACACTTTTGAAATGTCAACGGAAGAAGCGGCTAAAGCAGCTGTTAATGAGGTTTACCGAATGGTGGAAGATTTAGAAATTCCTAGCTTAGAAGCACAAGGGGTGTCTCCTGATATGACTGACCGTCTTGCAAAAGAAGCAATGAAAGATCCACAAACGATTGGGAATCCAAGAGATCTCGATGAAGAAGGGTACAAATGGATTTATGGTCGTTGCTTCAACCAAATTGCTAAAACATTATAA
- a CDS encoding squalene/phytoene synthase family protein, translating to MIMKPTDNFKKRKKEFDYCEKIIQRHSKSFYAAFSQLPKKKAQSIYAIYAFCRMADDIVDEKKMQNNYKNCFNN from the coding sequence ATGATAATGAAGCCAACTGATAATTTCAAAAAACGAAAGAAAGAATTTGATTATTGTGAAAAGATCATTCAACGACATTCAAAATCTTTTTATGCCGCATTTTCTCAACTTCCAAAAAAGAAAGCTCAAAGCATTTATGCCATTTATGCCTTTTGCCGAATGGCGGATGATATCGTAGATGAAAAAAAGATGCAGAACAACTACAAGAATTGTTTCAACAATTAG
- a CDS encoding phytoene/squalene synthase family protein, translating into MFQQLAAFEAGNVPNEPTWLALEVVFKEFPMDIRPFYDMLVGQRMDLNFQQPQTWQELSEYAYYVAGSVGLMLLPVLSDKTDQIIPHAKRLGEAMQLTNILRDIGEDLYIGRIYLPQKEMQRYNVTMEDLKKQKVTQNFIELWESIAKYAEKLYQKSLNMMPYIKKDARQPLLSAIIIYAELLPEIRRNQYDVFNKRQAVSTRKKLELIRTIEGNVEN; encoded by the coding sequence TTGTTTCAACAATTAGCAGCCTTTGAAGCAGGGAATGTTCCGAATGAGCCTACTTGGTTAGCCTTAGAAGTAGTATTTAAGGAATTTCCAATGGATATTCGCCCGTTTTATGACATGTTAGTGGGACAGCGAATGGACCTTAATTTCCAACAACCCCAAACTTGGCAAGAGCTATCAGAATACGCCTACTATGTCGCGGGTAGTGTTGGACTCATGTTATTGCCCGTTTTATCAGACAAAACAGATCAGATTATTCCCCATGCTAAAAGACTAGGTGAAGCGATGCAATTAACAAATATCTTACGAGACATTGGCGAAGACCTTTACATTGGAAGGATTTATTTACCTCAAAAAGAAATGCAGCGCTATAATGTCACAATGGAAGATTTAAAAAAACAAAAAGTTACACAAAATTTCATTGAATTATGGGAATCTATAGCAAAGTATGCCGAAAAACTTTACCAAAAATCCTTGAACATGATGCCTTATATAAAAAAAGATGCACGTCAACCTTTGCTAAGTGCTATAATAATTTATGCAGAATTATTACCAGAAATCAGACGAAACCAATACGACGTTTTCAACAAAAGACAAGCGGTGAGCACCCGAAAAAAATTGGAATTAATACGAACGATAGAAGGTAATGTAGAAAACTAA
- a CDS encoding phytoene desaturase family protein — protein sequence MEKIVVIGAGVAGLSAAVRLQKLGYNVHLYEKETQVGGKMNQIKQKGFTFDIGPTIVMMPEIYQEIFTFCKRDPEEYIPMKKVEPMLELFFREDAPLLFSSDLTELTKTLEAISEEEAQGYFHFLADIYKRYTIAKKHFITQSFRGFWDFYNPKSLYAGLRLRTFNDAYSSISKFVKDDRLRKSLAFQTLYIGVSPYQSPSLYTMIPMIELFYGIHFIKGGMYTLATSLDRLFAELGGNRHYATPVEEIVIENKVTTGIKVNGEFVAADAVVCGADFPYAMEKLIPDENKRGKYSNKKIAAMDYSCSCFLLYLGLDKKYPESTLHSIYFADDFKKNIDDLFDDGVLPSDPSFYLYRPSLMDETLAPKGQEGLYVLVPVPELSKYQDWSPKATKGFRDQIIHLIKERSVFNDIDEHIVMEACYTPKEFERKFNAYYGATFGLKPTLAQSNYYRPHNKFDYADRLYFCGSSVHPGAGVPIVMQSAKLAVEELIRDDNEAN from the coding sequence ATGGAAAAAATAGTTGTAATAGGCGCAGGGGTTGCGGGATTGTCCGCAGCGGTTCGTTTACAAAAATTAGGCTACAATGTGCACTTATATGAAAAAGAAACACAAGTCGGCGGGAAAATGAATCAAATCAAACAGAAGGGTTTTACTTTTGATATAGGACCTACCATTGTGATGATGCCAGAAATTTATCAGGAAATTTTTACATTTTGCAAAAGAGATCCAGAAGAATATATCCCTATGAAAAAAGTCGAACCTATGTTGGAATTGTTTTTTCGTGAGGACGCTCCTTTATTATTTTCTAGTGATTTAACCGAATTAACCAAAACCTTAGAAGCCATTTCCGAAGAAGAAGCGCAAGGCTATTTTCATTTTTTAGCTGATATCTATAAACGATATACAATTGCCAAAAAGCATTTTATTACCCAATCTTTTCGTGGTTTTTGGGATTTTTATAATCCAAAATCCTTATACGCAGGGTTACGTTTAAGGACCTTTAACGATGCTTACTCTTCTATTTCAAAATTTGTCAAAGACGATCGTCTTAGAAAGTCACTCGCCTTTCAAACCTTATACATCGGTGTTTCTCCTTATCAAAGTCCTTCATTATACACCATGATACCAATGATTGAACTATTTTATGGTATTCATTTTATCAAAGGCGGAATGTACACATTAGCTACATCCTTAGATCGCCTTTTTGCTGAATTAGGTGGAAATCGTCATTATGCAACACCTGTAGAAGAAATCGTCATTGAAAATAAAGTAACTACAGGAATTAAGGTAAACGGCGAATTCGTAGCCGCAGATGCCGTAGTCTGTGGCGCAGATTTTCCTTACGCAATGGAAAAATTGATTCCTGATGAAAACAAGCGCGGAAAATATAGCAATAAAAAAATTGCCGCGATGGATTATTCTTGCTCATGTTTTCTACTTTATTTGGGATTAGATAAAAAATACCCTGAAAGCACCCTGCACAGCATTTATTTTGCAGATGATTTCAAAAAAAATATTGATGATCTATTTGATGACGGCGTGTTACCTTCGGATCCATCTTTTTATCTATATCGTCCATCCTTAATGGATGAGACATTAGCACCCAAAGGTCAAGAAGGATTATACGTCTTAGTCCCGGTACCAGAGTTATCCAAATATCAAGATTGGTCGCCAAAAGCAACAAAAGGCTTTCGTGACCAAATCATTCACTTGATCAAGGAACGTTCAGTTTTTAATGATATTGACGAACATATTGTAATGGAAGCTTGTTATACACCTAAAGAGTTTGAGCGAAAATTTAACGCCTACTATGGCGCAACATTCGGTTTGAAGCCCACCTTAGCTCAGAGTAACTACTACCGGCCGCATAATAAATTTGATTATGCAGACCGTTTGTATTTCTGTGGTAGTAGTGTGCATCCGGGTGCAGGCGTTCCCATTGTGATGCAAAGTGCCAAACTGGCAGTAGAGGAGCTGATAAGAGATGATAATGAAGCCAACTGA
- a CDS encoding MFS transporter: MNQLKANDKKALFASIFASGLDDLNVMFLSFTLGSIMAHLGLSGVEGGWISTITNLGMLAGGLVFGVLADRYNKFTVFKSTILVFSVATGMIFFTESLGYLYLMRFIAGIGVGGEYGVAISIMGGIVPSNKMGRVSSLNGIMGQLGSIGAALLAGLIAPIFGWKGLFLFGLLPVLLVAWMHFAVDEKNVTDRGAKITSDKKEKASIKELFANKKRTHQTLALMLMTTVQIAGYFGLMNWLPTMMQRSLGIEASDNLWMISTILGMCVGMLVFGNILDYFGPRLAYGIFLICSMLSVYAFTYVNSMTTLLLGGAMMGFFVNGMFSGYGAICTKLYPHHIRTIANNTILNVGRAVGGFSSVVIGFILDNAGVSQVMLFIASLYIMSFIAMMSIPALRKETYTSMDVVEVY; encoded by the coding sequence ATGAATCAATTGAAAGCAAACGATAAAAAAGCCCTTTTTGCTTCCATTTTTGCCTCAGGGTTAGATGATTTGAATGTGATGTTTCTGTCATTTACGCTGGGATCAATCATGGCGCATCTAGGTTTAAGTGGTGTCGAAGGTGGTTGGATTTCTACCATTACTAATTTAGGAATGCTGGCTGGGGGCCTAGTTTTTGGCGTTTTAGCGGACCGTTATAATAAATTTACTGTCTTCAAATCGACAATTCTTGTTTTTTCGGTTGCAACGGGGATGATTTTCTTTACTGAAAGTCTAGGTTATCTATATTTGATGCGTTTTATCGCAGGAATCGGTGTTGGTGGTGAGTATGGTGTGGCTATTTCGATTATGGGCGGCATTGTGCCTAGTAACAAAATGGGACGCGTTAGTTCATTAAATGGTATTATGGGTCAGTTGGGCTCGATTGGAGCAGCACTGCTGGCAGGATTGATCGCTCCTATTTTTGGCTGGAAAGGTTTGTTCTTGTTTGGTCTATTGCCGGTGCTACTGGTAGCTTGGATGCATTTCGCGGTTGATGAAAAGAATGTTACCGATCGTGGGGCAAAAATTACTTCCGATAAGAAAGAAAAAGCTTCGATCAAAGAACTCTTCGCTAATAAGAAACGGACGCATCAAACACTAGCATTGATGCTTATGACTACGGTACAAATCGCGGGTTATTTCGGTTTAATGAACTGGTTACCGACGATGATGCAACGTTCTTTAGGAATTGAGGCCAGTGATAACCTATGGATGATTTCAACTATCTTAGGGATGTGTGTGGGTATGTTGGTCTTTGGGAATATCTTGGACTATTTCGGCCCACGACTTGCTTATGGTATCTTTTTGATCTGTTCAATGTTGTCAGTTTATGCCTTTACTTATGTGAATTCAATGACTACCTTACTACTGGGTGGTGCAATGATGGGATTTTTTGTCAATGGCATGTTTTCAGGATACGGTGCTATCTGTACAAAACTGTATCCTCATCATATTCGTACGATTGCTAATAACACCATTTTAAATGTTGGCCGTGCTGTGGGCGGCTTCTCATCGGTTGTGATCGGCTTTATCTTAGATAACGCAGGTGTATCTCAAGTCATGCTGTTTATCGCGAGTTTGTATATCATGAGTTTTATTGCGATGATGAGTATTCCAGCTTTACGGAAAGAAACTTATACCAGCATGGATGTTGTTGAAGTGTATTAA
- a CDS encoding transposase encodes MIHLKNIKNQLPNEMNAIFSELNVLKCLRQTSICKQKGYSPAIIFTFLFSLVFKGKTLNQVLSGREADQYMKKDTVYRLMNDPHNNWRSFLLRFSASVIEKIHRLTDPSTHLRTLVLDDSTFYRNRSQKVPGLAHLWDHALQKGYKGYRMLTLGFSDGYSFIPIDFGLLSGKNQVNQKQAESDQRTSGAKRFKEAQRSMPDVAIEMVQRALDQGVYASHVLMDKWFTSPKMIDRLHDLGIHTLGMAKNGKTQYFYQRRLYKLSELYQKSIKEYCQEAIISSIIVQPSSGKTPVKIVFVKNRNNQSAWLALMTDDLTLSSQEIVKTYSVRWDIETFFKVSKSLLHLSQETQTRNYQALICHTTIVFTRYILLSWQQRCANDERTLGGLFYELADQIKELDWSVALLELMDILQAVSEKASHKLQDFIESQLQLWIDTLPNYIKAYLPNLVCET; translated from the coding sequence ATGATACACTTAAAAAACATCAAAAATCAATTACCAAATGAAATGAACGCAATTTTTTCTGAACTGAACGTCCTGAAATGTTTACGACAAACCTCTATTTGTAAGCAAAAAGGCTATTCTCCCGCCATTATTTTTACTTTTCTTTTCAGTTTAGTGTTTAAGGGCAAGACCTTGAACCAAGTCCTCAGCGGACGTGAAGCAGATCAATATATGAAGAAAGATACCGTTTACCGTTTGATGAACGATCCGCACAATAATTGGCGTAGCTTTCTGCTTCGTTTTAGTGCTTCTGTGATCGAAAAGATCCATCGATTAACAGATCCAAGTACCCATCTACGTACGCTTGTTTTGGATGACTCAACGTTCTATCGAAATCGAAGTCAGAAAGTGCCTGGTTTGGCGCACCTTTGGGATCATGCTTTACAAAAGGGTTATAAAGGCTATCGCATGCTAACTTTAGGCTTTTCTGATGGGTACTCTTTTATTCCTATTGATTTTGGATTGCTTTCAGGCAAAAACCAAGTCAATCAAAAACAAGCGGAAAGTGATCAAAGAACGAGTGGGGCAAAACGCTTCAAAGAAGCCCAACGATCTATGCCTGATGTGGCCATTGAGATGGTGCAAAGAGCCCTTGATCAAGGCGTTTACGCCAGTCATGTGTTAATGGATAAATGGTTTACCTCTCCTAAAATGATCGATCGTTTGCATGATTTAGGCATCCATACCCTAGGTATGGCAAAAAATGGCAAGACCCAATATTTTTATCAAAGACGTTTATATAAATTAAGCGAACTCTACCAAAAGTCAATAAAGGAATACTGTCAAGAAGCCATCATTTCCTCTATTATTGTTCAGCCAAGCAGCGGGAAGACCCCCGTCAAAATCGTTTTTGTCAAAAATCGGAATAACCAAAGTGCTTGGTTAGCCCTTATGACAGATGACCTGACTTTGTCATCCCAAGAAATCGTGAAGACGTACTCGGTTCGCTGGGACATAGAAACGTTCTTTAAAGTTTCCAAATCTCTCCTTCATTTGTCACAAGAAACCCAAACGCGCAATTATCAAGCCTTGATTTGTCATACCACCATTGTGTTCACGCGCTACATCTTATTAAGTTGGCAACAACGCTGTGCCAATGACGAGCGGACCTTAGGCGGCTTATTTTATGAACTTGCTGACCAAATAAAAGAACTTGACTGGTCGGTGGCTTTATTAGAACTAATGGACATTTTGCAAGCAGTCAGTGAAAAAGCGAGTCATAAACTACAAGACTTCATTGAAAGTCAACTGCAGCTCTGGATCGATACGCTGCCCAATTATATCAAGGCTTATCTACCGAATTTGGTGTGCGAAACTTGA